Within Hydrogenophaga sp. PAMC20947, the genomic segment GCCCCTGGCGACGAGAGGGTTGAGCCTTGATCTGGGCCATGTAGCGCTGCAAAGCCGCGCCAATGCGCTCGGGCAAGTCCACCTTGGCCAGCTTGAGGGCCCCAATCACCCGACCCGTCAGTTCGGCATATTCCGAATACCCCGGGTCCTGCTCGTTGGTGAACGCCAGACCCTGGGAGCTGATCGCATCCAGCAGGCGGCGCGCCGGATTCTCGCGGTCCGCGAAGAACCGGGGATTGGTGCGAGCCACTTGCAACAACACGGGCTTGATGCCTTGCACCAGGTCGCGGACAGTCCGCAACAGACGGGTGTCTTCGGCCATGCGGCGCATCATCAGCGTCACAACCTCGGCCGCCAGCGTGCGCACCATGGCGTTGCCAGAGCCCGAAGTGCCTTGGTCGGTGACCGCGTCGCCTCCATTGTCGAGGTTGCCCTGCAGCAACTGGTGCAAGTGGTCCAGCGTCAACACGGGATCCTCATCCGACGTCGACGGCACCGACGACACCGGGACACTTTCGGTCCGGCCCGGCTCAGTGTTGGCCGCTTGCACTTGGGCAGCGGTGCTGCGCGGTGTGGGCGCCTGCACCACCGAATAGCCGGCAGGCTGCACGCCCAGACGCTCCAGCAAATGGGTCAAAGAAGCGTAAAACTGTTGCAGGGCCTTGCCCAAGGGAACAGCACCACTGTGCAGCCACCGTGTTCGCACCGATTCGTCCAGGTGCAGGCTACCCAGCACGCGCGACAAGGCTTCGACCACGACATCGGGGCGCAAAGGGTTGGTGTCGGTTTTGACCGCGCTCATCCCTCGTGCAGCACACAGCCGCGCAGTGAAAGCGACCAGCTCCTCGTCTACAGCCATGCGCACAATTTGCTGCACCCGAGCCATTTCCACGGTCCCTTGAACCTGATCATGGTCCATGAGCTCCAGATCGTCCAGACTCAAAGTCTGCACCTTCCGGGCCTCGGGTTCGGCGACTTCCACAGACTGCACGCCGTGAATCACCTCGGACAGCTCCTCGACAAAACGGGAAGAAATCCGTGTCTTGTAGTTGGCCAGCACTGTGCGCGACTGGAGGTAGACCTGCTTC encodes:
- a CDS encoding DUF1631 family protein, which gives rise to MNARVDGAFGVCMQSALDEVGVWVPQWMTALNEGLRQRESSASSFNEKQVYLQSRTVLANYKTRISSRFVEELSEVIHGVQSVEVAEPEARKVQTLSLDDLELMDHDQVQGTVEMARVQQIVRMAVDEELVAFTARLCAARGMSAVKTDTNPLRPDVVVEALSRVLGSLHLDESVRTRWLHSGAVPLGKALQQFYASLTHLLERLGVQPAGYSVVQAPTPRSTAAQVQAANTEPGRTESVPVSSVPSTSDEDPVLTLDHLHQLLQGNLDNGGDAVTDQGTSGSGNAMVRTLAAEVVTLMMRRMAEDTRLLRTVRDLVQGIKPVLLQVARTNPRFFADRENPARRLLDAISSQGLAFTNEQDPGYSEYAELTGRVIGALKLAKVDLPERIGAALQRYMAQIKAQPSRRQGLAMETLAKVEQRNLLAERVAGEMRARNDYPRAPGVVRRFLTGPWAQVVAHARLDLSATRVDPNAGSRYMDILADLLWSSQLAQASRNRARLIRVASVVLRTLREGLDSIDYPREASEAFFQALMGLHEAAYRTQRSDADDRSLDSRLPSVDAGLWMHASEAKESGFMEDAFILEQPVFEDTQPMSRDGLPEEASALVTSMDQLHPGAWFDLREDQNLTRCQLTWSSPHGTLFLFTGPGQRSISLTQRGAERMIALGRLRVVADHGLVQDALDAVARQALLSSGQA